The proteins below are encoded in one region of Flavobacterium sp. IMCC34852:
- a CDS encoding superoxide dismutase family protein, producing the protein MKKIVLGILAVGLLILGCKSSSTNDKSKTVNIIFESKSGSNVRGNGTFTEKKGEVTFTANFSGLKPGVHAIHIHEKSDCSAADATSTGGHWNPTFKKHGRWTEAEHHKGDMDNFYANENGDATVLFKTNEWCVDCGDATKDILGKAVIVHEKADDYVSQPTGNAGARLACSAIIK; encoded by the coding sequence TAGGTTGTAAAAGTTCATCAACTAATGATAAAAGCAAAACAGTCAATATCATTTTTGAATCTAAAAGCGGCAGTAATGTTAGAGGTAATGGTACTTTCACAGAGAAAAAAGGGGAAGTAACTTTCACGGCTAATTTCAGTGGTTTGAAACCCGGAGTGCATGCCATTCACATTCATGAAAAGTCAGATTGCTCTGCAGCTGATGCGACTTCAACCGGCGGACATTGGAATCCAACGTTTAAAAAACACGGTCGATGGACAGAAGCCGAACATCACAAAGGGGATATGGATAACTTTTATGCCAATGAAAATGGCGATGCCACAGTGTTATTTAAAACCAATGAATGGTGTGTAGATTGTGGAGATGCTACAAAAGATATTTTAGGAAAAGCGGTAATTGTTCACGAAAAAGCCGATGATTATGTCTCTCAACCTACCGGAAATGCGGGAGCTAGGTTAGCTTGTTCGGCTATCATAAAATAA
- a CDS encoding YdeI/OmpD-associated family protein: MEEKEHLYFKNAQEWREWLHHNHHSSTGVYLIFYKVTSEAESMRWEEAVQVAICYGWIDSTVKKLDDERRRQMFTPRKDKSVWSKLNKTYIEKLIAENLMHESGLRKIEIAKQNGSWESLDHVENHIMPEDLKLAFDQNSVAFNNYNNFSPSYRKSYLYWLNQAKREETRKARIAEIISLCEKNIKARGTF, translated from the coding sequence TTGGAAGAAAAAGAACATCTTTACTTTAAAAATGCTCAAGAATGGCGCGAATGGTTGCATCATAATCACCACTCTTCAACAGGTGTTTATCTCATTTTTTACAAAGTAACCAGCGAAGCCGAAAGCATGCGTTGGGAAGAAGCCGTGCAAGTAGCCATTTGTTACGGTTGGATTGATTCTACAGTAAAGAAATTAGACGATGAACGCCGGCGCCAAATGTTTACGCCCCGAAAAGACAAAAGTGTATGGAGCAAACTCAACAAAACCTATATAGAAAAACTCATAGCAGAGAATTTGATGCATGAAAGTGGCTTGCGCAAAATTGAAATAGCCAAACAAAACGGATCCTGGGAATCGCTGGATCATGTGGAAAACCATATCATGCCCGAAGATTTAAAATTGGCTTTTGATCAAAATTCTGTTGCCTTCAACAACTACAATAATTTCAGTCCTTCTTATAGAAAAAGCTATTTGTATTGGCTCAATCAAGCCAAAAGAGAAGAAACCCGAAAAGCCCGTATTGCCGAAATAATATCGCTTTGCGAAAAAAATATCAAAGCACGAGGTACATTTTAA
- a CDS encoding LETM1-related biofilm-associated protein, translating to MINPSVHGWIDKFFAEQKLSNHSFAQNERDFYIRTRATGFIFGHVVGFDTSIAIETEERLPQELSKIGMLNTLYQMYRLTKQNDNAADFINETVAFYNTMIPKGFNPLKKVLESSSPSSKLEKIIHDRVQTNEDMFSKNFSHVITNALLFIDVLAFKQHLEKDNIPEKYFNKIEDLVISIISLSLKAKTGISQHDDLLAKLFESSVRYNKFGSTSITSIEDLDLSYLSNSLEKYYVIDLAGISLWSDEKVENEERYFLFKLGEIIKIPDEIILESIDFINNFIVKYKDEIPYFNFSNPVKHFYDQTTESVAILINRNKSRLLKEISQSKELMQLLAKSTHKDLDKEEKKKIKKQILDICKTIPSLTIFLLPGGGLLLPILIKFIPTMLPSAFNENIED from the coding sequence ATGATTAACCCATCAGTTCACGGTTGGATAGACAAGTTCTTTGCAGAGCAAAAGCTGTCAAACCATTCGTTTGCGCAAAACGAAAGGGATTTCTACATCCGAACCAGGGCTACCGGATTTATTTTTGGTCACGTGGTTGGCTTTGATACTTCGATTGCGATTGAAACTGAAGAGCGTTTGCCTCAAGAATTGTCAAAAATCGGTATGCTCAATACACTGTATCAGATGTATCGTTTGACCAAGCAAAATGACAATGCGGCTGACTTTATTAACGAAACGGTTGCCTTTTATAATACTATGATTCCAAAAGGGTTTAATCCTTTGAAAAAAGTTTTAGAATCGAGTTCACCTTCGAGCAAATTGGAGAAAATCATCCACGACAGAGTGCAAACCAATGAGGACATGTTCAGTAAAAACTTTTCTCATGTAATTACTAATGCATTACTGTTTATAGATGTTTTGGCCTTCAAACAGCACCTAGAAAAAGACAATATCCCCGAAAAATATTTCAACAAAATTGAAGACCTTGTTATCAGTATTATTTCGCTTTCGCTAAAAGCCAAAACGGGTATTTCACAACATGATGATTTGTTGGCCAAACTGTTTGAATCTTCAGTTCGCTACAATAAATTCGGCTCAACTTCTATTACTTCTATTGAAGATTTAGATTTAAGTTACCTTTCCAATAGCCTTGAAAAATACTATGTTATTGATTTGGCCGGTATAAGCTTGTGGAGCGATGAAAAGGTGGAAAATGAAGAGCGATACTTTTTATTTAAGTTGGGAGAAATAATAAAAATACCTGATGAAATTATCTTGGAAAGTATTGATTTCATTAATAATTTTATTGTAAAATATAAAGATGAAATTCCGTATTTCAATTTCTCCAATCCGGTAAAACACTTTTACGATCAAACAACCGAAAGCGTTGCTATTTTGATTAACCGCAACAAGTCCAGGTTACTGAAAGAGATTTCACAGAGTAAGGAATTAATGCAACTTTTGGCTAAGTCAACCCACAAAGATTTAGACAAAGAGGAAAAGAAAAAAATAAAAAAACAAATCCTCGATATCTGCAAGACAATCCCTTCACTAACCATATTCCTTTTGCCCGGTGGTGGTTTGCTTTTGCCTATTTTGATAAAATTTATCCCAACCATGTTGCCATCGGCTTTTAATGAGAATATTGAAGATTAA
- the can gene encoding carbonate dehydratase, with protein MDDFYKKILDNNKKWVETQLAIDADYFKDLSKGQNPPLLWIGCSDSRVPANEIIGAKPGEVFVHRNIANMVIHSDMNMLSVLDYAVNVLKVKHIIVCGHYGCGGVKAAMGNQSIGLIDNWIRHIKDIYRLHEDYLNSFQDEDERFNRFVEINAQEQVFDLAKTSIVQNAWKKGQELTLHGWAYGLNSGYVTDLGVNMTSSDDLDEVYRLKFTN; from the coding sequence ATGGACGATTTTTATAAAAAGATACTGGATAACAATAAAAAATGGGTGGAAACACAGTTGGCCATCGATGCTGATTATTTCAAGGATCTTTCCAAAGGACAAAATCCACCGCTTTTGTGGATAGGATGTTCTGACAGCCGAGTTCCGGCCAACGAGATTATAGGTGCGAAACCCGGAGAAGTATTTGTGCACAGAAATATAGCCAATATGGTTATACACAGTGATATGAATATGCTCAGTGTATTGGATTATGCGGTTAATGTTTTAAAAGTCAAGCATATTATTGTTTGTGGACATTACGGTTGCGGTGGTGTTAAAGCCGCCATGGGTAACCAATCTATCGGGTTGATTGACAATTGGATCAGACACATCAAAGATATTTATCGTTTACATGAAGATTATTTGAATTCTTTTCAAGACGAAGACGAGCGTTTTAACAGATTTGTAGAAATCAATGCGCAGGAGCAAGTTTTCGATTTGGCTAAAACTTCCATAGTTCAAAATGCTTGGAAAAAAGGTCAGGAGTTAACGCTTCACGGTTGGGCTTACGGTTTAAATTCAGGTTACGTTACCGATTTAGGTGTAAACATGACTTCCAGTGACGATTTAGACGAAGTTTATCGATTAAAATTTACCAATTAG
- a CDS encoding carbonic anhydrase family protein: protein MKTLNKELQASITPRKALELLKNGNERFVSNLRAHRNLLEQVNDTRDGQWPFATILSCIDSRTSAELIFDQGLGDVFSVRIAGNIVNTDILGSMEFACKVAGSKLIVVLGHSKCGAVKGACDHVEMGNLTELLSKIQPAVYQEKDTEQNRNASNPLFVENVAEINVKRNVKNIIERSFILEQMIENGEIGIVGAMHNIETGEVTFYKDSQYIKDELNPNFSVAELRH from the coding sequence ATGAAAACATTAAATAAAGAATTACAAGCATCAATTACACCCAGAAAAGCACTTGAATTATTAAAAAACGGAAATGAGCGATTTGTCAGCAATCTTCGCGCTCACAGAAATTTACTGGAGCAAGTTAATGATACTCGCGACGGTCAGTGGCCGTTTGCTACCATCTTAAGTTGCATCGACAGTAGAACGTCGGCTGAACTTATCTTTGACCAAGGTTTAGGAGATGTTTTTTCGGTAAGAATAGCCGGAAACATTGTCAATACCGACATATTGGGCAGTATGGAGTTTGCTTGTAAAGTAGCCGGTTCCAAACTCATTGTGGTTTTAGGTCACTCTAAATGCGGTGCCGTAAAAGGTGCGTGCGATCATGTTGAAATGGGCAATTTGACCGAACTACTTTCAAAAATTCAGCCTGCGGTTTATCAGGAAAAAGACACTGAACAGAATCGCAATGCGTCTAACCCTTTATTTGTAGAAAATGTTGCTGAAATCAATGTGAAACGCAATGTTAAAAACATCATTGAGCGCAGTTTTATTTTGGAACAAATGATTGAAAACGGCGAAATTGGTATAGTTGGCGCCATGCATAATATTGAAACCGGTGAAGTAACTTTTTATAAAGACAGTCAATACATCAAAGATGAGTTGAATCCAAATTTTTCAGTAGCCGAACTGAGACATTAA
- a CDS encoding SulP family inorganic anion transporter — protein MTKKINLFANLKSDFASGLVVFLVALPLCLGIALASGAPLFSGIISGIVGGIVVGYLSTSHLSVSGPAAGLTAIVLTAITDLGAFNIFLTAVFIAGLMQLALGFLKAGTISNYFPNNVIEGMLAGIGVIIFLKQIPHAFGYDKDFEGDESFVQPDGQNTFSELFSIVDHIQLGSLTITLISLAILIGWNKVAFLQKIKLVPAALVAVIVGIVLNEIFIRSGSSLAIGGDHLVKLPVPKTIEEFQSIFVLPDFTAFANVKVWIVGATIAVVASIETLLCIEAADRMDVQKRYTDTNVELKAQGIGNVVSSLLGGLPMTSVVVRTSANNAAGAKSKMSAIIHGALLLISVLTIPVLLNKIPLATLAAVLLLVGYKLANPKTIKHFWKKDKIYQFIPFILTFVAVVFTDLLKGVALGMIVNIIFVLIGNSKRAFKFVKEEYHEGDVIHIELAQEVSFLNKAAIKSTLNELPENSKVIINATDTVYIAHDILDLIKEFKATRAVDENIKVKLKGFKKGYQLENSDNFANTVTVEQKYDAMKRKMINVEK, from the coding sequence ATGACAAAAAAAATCAATCTTTTTGCAAACCTTAAGTCTGATTTCGCATCAGGTTTAGTGGTTTTTCTGGTGGCGTTGCCATTGTGTTTGGGTATTGCTTTGGCCTCAGGTGCTCCGCTTTTTTCAGGTATTATTTCGGGTATAGTCGGCGGAATCGTTGTCGGTTATTTGAGTACTTCTCATTTGAGTGTATCGGGTCCGGCTGCAGGTTTGACCGCAATCGTTTTAACAGCCATAACTGATTTGGGTGCTTTTAATATTTTTTTGACTGCTGTCTTTATAGCCGGTTTGATGCAGTTGGCTTTAGGATTTTTGAAAGCAGGTACAATTTCAAATTATTTTCCCAACAATGTTATCGAAGGGATGTTGGCTGGTATCGGAGTAATCATTTTTCTTAAACAAATTCCTCACGCCTTTGGGTATGACAAGGATTTTGAAGGCGATGAATCATTTGTACAACCTGATGGTCAAAATACTTTTTCAGAACTCTTTTCAATAGTCGACCACATTCAATTGGGATCATTGACTATTACTTTAATTTCTCTTGCCATTTTAATCGGATGGAATAAAGTAGCATTTCTGCAAAAAATAAAGTTAGTTCCGGCTGCTTTGGTCGCTGTTATTGTTGGAATTGTTTTGAATGAGATTTTTATACGAAGTGGAAGTAGTTTGGCGATAGGTGGTGATCATTTAGTCAAACTCCCTGTTCCAAAAACTATTGAAGAATTCCAAAGCATTTTTGTTTTACCTGATTTTACGGCCTTTGCCAATGTCAAGGTTTGGATAGTAGGGGCAACCATAGCTGTTGTTGCATCTATTGAAACCTTATTGTGTATTGAAGCAGCCGACAGGATGGATGTTCAAAAGCGATACACTGATACAAATGTTGAGTTAAAAGCGCAAGGTATTGGGAATGTAGTGAGTTCATTATTAGGTGGTCTGCCTATGACATCGGTTGTAGTGCGTACATCAGCCAATAATGCGGCCGGCGCCAAATCGAAAATGTCTGCCATTATTCATGGAGCACTTTTATTAATCAGTGTTTTGACCATACCGGTTTTGTTGAATAAAATTCCGCTGGCTACTTTGGCAGCAGTCTTGTTGTTGGTTGGCTACAAATTAGCCAATCCCAAAACCATTAAACATTTTTGGAAGAAAGACAAAATATACCAGTTTATTCCTTTTATCCTGACTTTTGTGGCAGTAGTATTTACCGATTTACTAAAAGGTGTTGCTTTGGGAATGATAGTGAACATTATTTTTGTATTAATCGGAAATTCAAAACGCGCCTTCAAATTTGTAAAAGAAGAATATCATGAAGGTGATGTTATTCATATCGAATTGGCTCAAGAAGTTTCTTTCTTGAATAAAGCGGCGATTAAATCAACCTTAAATGAATTACCTGAAAATTCAAAAGTAATTATCAATGCTACAGATACAGTATATATAGCTCACGATATTTTAGACTTAATAAAAGAGTTTAAAGCAACGCGGGCTGTTGACGAAAATATTAAAGTAAAGTTGAAAGGATTCAAAAAAGGGTACCAATTGGAAAATAGTGACAATTTTGCAAATACCGTAACTGTTGAGCAAAAATATGATGCTATGAAGCGTAAAATGATTAACGTAGAAAAATAA
- a CDS encoding LysR substrate-binding domain-containing protein produces the protein MTITQLKYVLAVAEHKNFTLAAEKCFVTQPTLSMQIQKIEEELAVQIFDRTKKPIQLTEIGQKIVNQSKNIVNEADRIQDIVDQQKGFIGGEFRLAIIPTVMPTLLPMFLNNFIKKYPKVKLIIEELNTAEIITKLKNGHLDAAIAVTPLEDEKIKEIVLYYEPFVAYIPENHQSFHKKEIEVSDLNVNEILLLQDGHCFRDGILNLCKNLGHDEKSHFQIESGSFETLIKLADEGLGTTLLPYLHTLDLPTKDALKLKHFAEPKPAREVSLIFPKNELKIHIIDALRNTISGVIKGAITFQNVEIISPLQKK, from the coding sequence ATGACTATTACGCAATTAAAATATGTTTTGGCAGTGGCCGAACACAAAAACTTCACTTTGGCTGCAGAGAAATGTTTTGTAACACAACCTACGCTCAGCATGCAAATCCAAAAGATTGAAGAAGAGTTAGCCGTTCAAATTTTTGACCGAACCAAGAAACCCATTCAACTTACTGAAATTGGGCAAAAAATCGTTAATCAATCGAAAAACATTGTCAATGAAGCCGATAGAATTCAGGATATAGTTGACCAGCAAAAAGGGTTTATCGGTGGTGAATTCCGCTTAGCGATTATCCCAACTGTAATGCCGACTTTGTTACCTATGTTTTTAAATAATTTCATCAAAAAATACCCGAAAGTCAAACTGATTATTGAAGAATTAAACACAGCGGAGATTATTACCAAACTAAAAAACGGACATTTGGATGCTGCCATTGCCGTAACGCCTTTGGAAGATGAAAAAATTAAAGAAATTGTATTGTATTACGAACCTTTTGTTGCTTACATTCCGGAAAACCATCAATCATTTCACAAAAAAGAAATTGAAGTCAGTGATTTGAATGTAAATGAAATTTTACTACTACAAGATGGTCATTGTTTCAGAGACGGAATTCTGAATCTGTGTAAAAATTTGGGACATGATGAAAAATCACATTTTCAAATTGAAAGCGGAAGCTTCGAAACTTTAATAAAATTGGCCGATGAAGGATTGGGTACTACACTGCTTCCCTATTTACACACTTTAGATTTGCCGACAAAAGATGCACTGAAATTGAAACATTTTGCAGAACCTAAACCGGCTCGGGAAGTGAGTTTGATTTTTCCCAAAAATGAACTGAAAATTCACATCATTGATGCGTTGAGAAATACTATTTCTGGCGTAATTAAAGGCGCAATTACTTTTCAGAATGTGGAAATCATCAGTCCGTTACAAAAAAAATAA
- the mnmD gene encoding tRNA (5-methylaminomethyl-2-thiouridine)(34)-methyltransferase MnmD produces the protein MKREIIQTLDGSTTIHLPEWNESYHSKHGAIQEAYHVFIKNGLFLKKEKTIAILEIGFGTGLNAFITYLETQKHTNQKVNYTGIEAYPIALAEALQMNYAKLIDEKQNPIFELLHQTSWDDKHSISPNFNLTKRKQYFQDINDINAFDLIYFDAFGFGVQPELWSEAIFKLMYTALKDNGVLVTYACRTSIKNAMLSAGFSVEKLPGAPGKREMLRASKGV, from the coding sequence TTGAAGCGAGAAATTATTCAGACTCTAGATGGTTCTACAACCATTCATTTGCCGGAGTGGAATGAGAGTTATCATTCTAAACACGGTGCAATTCAAGAAGCCTATCATGTATTTATAAAGAATGGTCTTTTTCTGAAAAAGGAAAAGACCATTGCTATTTTAGAGATTGGTTTTGGCACCGGATTGAATGCTTTTATCACTTATTTAGAAACCCAAAAGCATACCAATCAAAAGGTAAATTATACCGGAATAGAAGCTTATCCGATAGCTTTAGCAGAAGCTTTACAAATGAATTACGCCAAGCTAATCGATGAAAAGCAAAACCCAATTTTTGAACTTTTACACCAAACGAGTTGGGATGATAAACACAGTATTTCACCCAATTTTAACTTAACCAAACGGAAGCAATATTTCCAAGATATCAATGATATCAATGCTTTTGACCTGATTTACTTTGACGCTTTCGGTTTTGGGGTGCAACCCGAACTATGGTCAGAAGCCATTTTTAAATTGATGTACACTGCCTTGAAAGACAACGGAGTTTTAGTAACCTATGCCTGTCGTACTTCTATTAAAAATGCGATGCTATCTGCAGGGTTTTCTGTAGAAAAGTTACCCGGCGCTCCGGGTAAGAGAGAAATGTTGCGCGCCAGTAAAGGAGTTTAA
- a CDS encoding DUF4920 domain-containing protein — protein MKKINLLLIAIALFVGSNVIAQSKSKAVAFDAKNYALFGEKFKVTKILTKDQMLKKYKNLKKGDTITVQFQSNIKSVCKKKGCWMKMEMAGDDTSFVKFKDYGFFVPLNADNSTAIVNGKAFVDVVSVEELKHYAKDGGKSAAEIAKITKPEVTYSFLADGVYIKK, from the coding sequence ATGAAAAAAATAAATTTATTGCTTATTGCTATTGCACTTTTTGTTGGTAGTAATGTTATAGCACAATCTAAGTCGAAAGCAGTCGCTTTTGACGCTAAAAATTATGCTTTGTTCGGTGAAAAATTTAAAGTAACAAAGATTTTGACCAAAGATCAAATGCTGAAAAAATACAAGAACCTCAAAAAAGGAGATACCATTACAGTACAATTCCAATCTAACATTAAATCGGTTTGTAAAAAGAAAGGTTGTTGGATGAAAATGGAAATGGCCGGTGATGATACTTCATTTGTAAAATTTAAAGACTATGGTTTTTTTGTGCCTTTGAATGCAGATAACAGTACCGCTATCGTTAATGGTAAAGCTTTTGTGGATGTTGTATCTGTAGAGGAATTAAAACATTATGCTAAAGATGGTGGGAAATCGGCAGCAGAAATCGCCAAAATCACCAAACCGGAAGTGACTTATTCTTTTTTGGCTGATGGTGTTTACATCAAAAAATAA
- a CDS encoding branched-chain amino acid aminotransferase, whose translation MMLKTPSEIDIVRASASKINEVDFENLAFGNTFTDHMLICDFREGQWQKPIIKPYEPFLIDPSAKVFHYGQAIFEGMKAYKDENDDVWLFRPDENLHRFNKSAKRMAMPEVPEEIFIGGLNAILDLERDWVKKGLGNTLYIRPFMIAIGSGVIAQPSTQYRFMIILSPARSYYSGEVKVIIAEHFSRAANGGIGAAKAAGNYSAQFYPQKLAQEKGFQQIIWTDDATHTKLEEAGTMNVFFRINDTLYTAPTSERILDGVTRKSLIELAKREGINVEVRSVLVDELVNAAKDGSLKEIFGAGTAAVVNPIVGFQYKDVYYELPKMENSFASELKDKLTKIQYKLAEDTFGWTVKV comes from the coding sequence ATGATGTTAAAAACACCTTCCGAAATCGATATAGTTAGAGCTTCTGCGTCTAAAATTAACGAGGTCGATTTTGAAAACCTTGCCTTTGGAAACACTTTTACTGACCACATGCTAATTTGTGATTTTAGAGAAGGCCAATGGCAAAAACCAATAATAAAACCTTACGAGCCATTTCTGATTGATCCTTCTGCCAAAGTGTTCCATTATGGCCAAGCTATTTTTGAAGGAATGAAAGCTTACAAAGATGAAAACGATGACGTTTGGTTGTTCAGACCGGATGAAAATTTACACCGTTTCAACAAATCGGCTAAAAGAATGGCCATGCCCGAAGTTCCTGAAGAAATTTTCATCGGTGGTTTAAATGCCATCCTTGATCTGGAGAGAGACTGGGTTAAAAAAGGCTTAGGCAATACTTTATACATCAGACCGTTTATGATTGCAATTGGTTCGGGCGTTATTGCACAACCATCCACTCAATACAGATTCATGATTATCCTTTCTCCAGCTCGTTCTTATTATTCAGGAGAAGTGAAAGTGATTATCGCAGAACATTTCAGTCGAGCGGCCAATGGCGGAATCGGAGCGGCCAAAGCAGCCGGAAATTATTCGGCTCAATTTTATCCGCAGAAATTAGCGCAAGAAAAAGGGTTTCAACAAATCATTTGGACTGATGATGCTACCCATACCAAATTGGAAGAAGCCGGAACGATGAATGTATTTTTCAGAATTAATGATACTTTATATACCGCACCCACCAGCGAAAGAATCCTTGACGGTGTTACCCGCAAAAGTTTAATCGAATTGGCCAAACGCGAGGGTATTAATGTCGAAGTTCGTTCGGTATTGGTGGACGAATTAGTAAATGCTGCCAAAGACGGAAGTCTAAAAGAAATTTTCGGAGCCGGAACTGCTGCAGTAGTAAACCCAATTGTAGGGTTTCAGTACAAAGACGTGTATTATGAGTTACCAAAAATGGAAAACTCATTTGCCTCGGAATTGAAAGACAAATTGACTAAAATTCAGTACAAACTGGCCGAAGATACTTTTGGCTGGACGGTTAAAGTATAG
- a CDS encoding nucleoside triphosphate pyrophosphohydrolase family protein — MQKQLNAVKEFHTAFGLGVSHEMKAHLGEQKNLLRFNLMKEENEEYLEAVQNGDLVEIADALGDMLYILCGTILEHGLQHKIEEVFDEIQRSNMSKLGEDGQPIYREDGKVMKGPNYFKPSFEEILR, encoded by the coding sequence ATGCAAAAACAACTTAACGCAGTAAAAGAATTTCACACCGCATTCGGATTGGGTGTAAGTCACGAAATGAAAGCTCACTTAGGAGAACAAAAGAACTTGTTGCGCTTTAATTTGATGAAAGAGGAAAACGAAGAATACCTCGAAGCCGTTCAGAATGGCGATTTGGTTGAAATTGCCGATGCGTTAGGCGATATGCTGTATATTTTGTGCGGAACGATATTGGAACACGGCTTGCAACACAAAATTGAAGAAGTTTTTGACGAAATCCAACGCAGTAATATGAGCAAACTAGGTGAAGACGGTCAGCCGATTTACCGTGAAGACGGTAAAGTAATGAAAGGCCCGAATTACTTTAAGCCTAGTTTCGAAGAAATTTTGCGATAA
- a CDS encoding class I SAM-dependent methyltransferase, with translation MKIKSELRGILFRHLDGITTAPVAFSLYKKGVLDFVLQKQKVALSELTEEFKANEGYLNVALRVLASQGWLNQKVDNAKNEVSYSTNEKSAEAFALVPLYEGVFNLMQFTEHFHPRKFEVEPFEMLNELFRKYKTNFGIKLSDDEKERSIQEQVLYHIEGNLVGPTIVMLGMTGMFHKYFMETSFRPEEFHKKPECFKEILDFLTHLGWFTKKGDNYQFTETGLFYAKRAAAYGVTVSYIPTLRKMDELLFGNASILRNVGEHEAELHVDREMNVWGSGGAHAEYFKIVDEIIIELFNRPIAEQPKGILDMGCGNGAFLEHIFDVIERQTQRGKMLDEYPLFLVGVDYNEAALKVTRANLIKADIWAKVIWGDIGRPQLLAETLKEDYDIDLKELLNVRTFLDHNRIWEEPKHKTTNRISTSTGAFAHRGKRISNNEVEDNLLEHLLKWSPFVQKFGLLLIELHTIAPELTAENIGRTAATAYDATHGFSDQYIVEIDVLHKIAAEAGLFSDDKVFTRFPNSDLATVSVNLFKGK, from the coding sequence ATGAAAATCAAAAGTGAACTCAGAGGTATTTTATTCAGGCATTTAGACGGAATTACGACAGCTCCGGTTGCTTTTTCCCTATACAAAAAAGGCGTTTTAGATTTTGTTTTGCAAAAGCAAAAAGTAGCACTTTCGGAACTGACTGAAGAGTTCAAAGCCAACGAAGGTTATCTCAATGTAGCTTTACGGGTTTTGGCTTCTCAAGGTTGGTTGAACCAAAAAGTTGACAATGCCAAAAATGAAGTTTCTTACAGTACCAATGAAAAAAGTGCTGAAGCGTTTGCATTGGTACCACTGTATGAAGGTGTTTTTAATTTGATGCAGTTTACCGAGCATTTTCACCCTAGAAAATTTGAAGTTGAACCTTTTGAAATGCTCAATGAGTTGTTCCGAAAATACAAGACTAATTTTGGTATAAAATTATCGGATGACGAAAAAGAGCGTTCCATTCAAGAACAGGTTTTGTATCATATTGAAGGTAATTTGGTTGGCCCAACTATCGTAATGTTGGGAATGACCGGTATGTTTCATAAGTATTTTATGGAAACTTCATTCCGTCCGGAAGAGTTTCACAAAAAACCGGAATGTTTTAAAGAAATTCTCGACTTTCTAACCCATTTGGGTTGGTTTACCAAAAAAGGCGATAATTATCAATTCACTGAAACCGGTTTGTTTTATGCCAAAAGAGCTGCGGCTTATGGAGTGACGGTTTCTTATATTCCAACGCTGCGCAAGATGGACGAACTGCTTTTTGGTAACGCTTCGATTCTTCGAAATGTTGGCGAACATGAAGCCGAATTACATGTTGATCGCGAAATGAATGTTTGGGGAAGTGGTGGTGCTCATGCGGAATATTTTAAAATTGTAGACGAAATTATCATCGAATTATTCAACCGCCCAATAGCCGAACAGCCGAAAGGAATTCTCGACATGGGTTGTGGTAACGGTGCTTTTTTGGAACATATTTTTGATGTAATTGAACGCCAAACCCAACGGGGCAAAATGCTCGATGAGTATCCGTTGTTTTTGGTTGGGGTTGATTACAATGAAGCTGCGCTAAAAGTTACTCGAGCCAATTTAATCAAGGCCGATATTTGGGCGAAGGTAATTTGGGGTGATATCGGCAGACCGCAATTGTTAGCCGAAACTTTAAAGGAAGATTACGATATTGATTTAAAAGAATTACTCAATGTGAGAACCTTTCTCGACCACAATCGCATTTGGGAAGAACCAAAACACAAAACAACAAATCGCATTAGCACTTCAACCGGTGCATTTGCTCATCGCGGTAAGCGTATTTCAAATAATGAAGTCGAAGACAATTTGCTCGAACATTTGCTGAAATGGTCGCCTTTTGTTCAAAAATTCGGGTTACTTTTAATCGAATTGCACACCATAGCGCCGGAATTGACTGCCGAAAATATTGGTCGAACTGCAGCAACGGCTTATGATGCTACGCACGGATTTTCAGACCAGTATATTGTAGAGATTGATGTTTTGCACAAAATAGCCGCCGAAGCAGGTTTGTTTTCAGACGACAAAGTTTTTACCCGTTTTCCGAATTCGGATTTGGCCACCGTGAGTGTGAATCTTTTTAAAGGGAAATGA